The Chryseolinea soli genome contains a region encoding:
- a CDS encoding alpha/beta fold hydrolase, whose amino-acid sequence MKENIPPSKAVNEMTLRVTSADGTRIAYDRKGTGPAVILVGGTLDDGTENAPLARLLANHFTVYNYARRGRAASGNTPPYAVAREVEDLDALIATAGGSAHVYGASSGGALALEAAAAGSAIDKIAVWDVPYVIGDDLWPRFNQYIADTHEAYKAGRDEELLELFMRLTGGPDADIAAGKQHPLWASSVALAHTLVKDAMVLNGYKIPTNRLARITQSVLVTIEGPITEPQMAALPTDFFDRAAKAITAAIPQTERHTLDGQGHVVAPEVMARVLKTFFNE is encoded by the coding sequence ATGAAAGAGAACATTCCACCCTCGAAAGCAGTGAACGAGATGACACTTCGTGTGACGTCCGCCGACGGTACGAGGATCGCCTACGACCGGAAAGGCACTGGCCCGGCGGTGATCCTCGTCGGCGGCACCCTAGACGACGGCACTGAGAACGCGCCGCTGGCCCGGCTCCTTGCCAACCATTTCACGGTCTACAATTACGCACGACGCGGCCGGGCCGCCAGCGGCAATACACCGCCGTACGCCGTGGCGCGGGAGGTGGAAGACCTCGACGCGCTGATTGCGACAGCCGGCGGCTCAGCTCACGTGTACGGCGCCTCATCTGGCGGCGCCCTCGCGCTGGAGGCAGCAGCGGCAGGTTCGGCTATCGACAAGATCGCGGTGTGGGATGTGCCGTACGTGATCGGAGACGACCTGTGGCCGAGGTTCAACCAGTACATCGCGGACACCCACGAGGCATACAAAGCCGGCCGGGACGAGGAGCTCCTGGAACTGTTCATGAGACTTACCGGCGGACCCGACGCGGACATCGCGGCTGGCAAACAGCACCCGCTCTGGGCCTCGTCCGTCGCGCTCGCCCACACGCTCGTCAAGGACGCCATGGTCCTCAATGGCTACAAGATCCCCACGAACCGACTTGCCCGCATCACTCAGTCGGTCCTGGTGACCATCGAGGGTCCGATCACCGAGCCCCAGATGGCAGCCCTCCCGACCGACTTCTTCGACCGCGCCGCGAAAGCGATAACCGCTGCCATCCCCCAGACCGAACGACACACGCTCGACGGGCAGGGACACGTCGTCGCCCCCGAAGTCATGGCCCGTGTACTGAAGACGTTCTTCAACGAGTAA
- a CDS encoding energy transducer TonB — MKPIIFLFSAFALALSATAQNKEKITLYFDSNWMPTGDQSIAKYYRTVEEGGRSKFIVRDYFISGKLQMVAACSSISPAIRYEGKRTNYYENGNVESERYYVDNEVAGDYKTYYEDGKLKRETRYRAKKEIIIHSYSPTGQDELSPEGNGILKVKSTDEFNQFEDVQDSVSLSTYNVHVSTGDTIYLRIERPAEFKGGLSALGRFVSSTLRYPASARRMGVEGSVFVSFIVDKNGAVTNAKVIKGISPDCDAEAQRTVAAMPNWIPGQTRGKAVKSMFVQPIKYKLAGGRKKKR; from the coding sequence ATGAAACCAATCATTTTTCTTTTCAGTGCATTCGCACTGGCCCTGTCGGCAACCGCTCAAAACAAAGAAAAGATCACCCTCTATTTTGATAGCAACTGGATGCCCACCGGCGACCAATCCATTGCCAAATATTACCGCACCGTCGAAGAGGGGGGGCGGAGCAAATTTATTGTGCGCGATTATTTCATTTCAGGAAAACTGCAAATGGTTGCCGCGTGCAGCAGCATTTCGCCCGCTATCCGATATGAAGGAAAACGCACCAACTACTACGAAAACGGCAATGTGGAATCTGAACGATACTACGTCGACAATGAGGTGGCCGGGGATTATAAAACTTACTACGAAGACGGCAAGCTGAAAAGAGAAACACGCTACCGCGCTAAAAAGGAAATCATCATTCACAGCTATTCCCCCACGGGGCAAGACGAATTGTCGCCAGAGGGCAATGGCATTCTCAAAGTAAAGAGCACCGATGAATTCAATCAATTTGAAGATGTTCAGGACTCGGTTTCCTTGTCGACCTACAACGTGCATGTGAGTACAGGCGATACCATTTATTTACGTATTGAACGACCTGCGGAATTCAAGGGAGGGCTGAGCGCACTGGGGCGTTTTGTTTCGTCCACGTTGCGTTATCCCGCGTCGGCCAGGAGAATGGGCGTCGAAGGTTCCGTGTTCGTTAGCTTTATCGTCGACAAGAACGGCGCCGTGACGAACGCCAAAGTCATCAAAGGCATCTCGCCCGACTGCGACGCGGAAGCTCAGCGCACCGTTGCCGCCATGCCCAACTGGATTCCCGGCCAGACCCGGGGCAAAGCTGTGAAGTCGATGTTTGTCCAGCCCATCAAATACAAATTGGCAGGAGGGAGAAAAAAGAAGCGATAA
- a CDS encoding ThuA domain-containing protein — protein sequence MNAALKHLVLSCFVMGLVVSAAAKPAFRVLAMLSGHPDHNKMMTAAKPFLEALAAKNNFAIDITADTSLLNDANLAQYQVIVQVQLAPFDMTRDQQDAMERFIRQGKGWVGLHAAGLTGKDFLKPGARYWQWFEDLMGGVIYSPHPAFQKGTVVVEDRKHPVTRNLPERFEVPDEWYEFNKSPRSNVHVLATADESTYKQNKPMGDHPIIWTNEHYHRVVYIAIGHDASLCSDANYGMLVRNAILWAGE from the coding sequence ATGAACGCTGCGTTGAAACACCTCGTGTTATCCTGCTTTGTCATGGGCCTCGTCGTCAGCGCTGCTGCAAAGCCTGCCTTCCGCGTGCTCGCCATGCTGTCGGGTCATCCCGACCACAACAAGATGATGACTGCCGCCAAACCCTTTCTTGAAGCGTTGGCGGCCAAGAATAATTTTGCTATTGATATTACGGCCGACACCAGCCTGCTCAATGACGCCAATCTGGCACAATACCAGGTGATCGTACAGGTGCAGCTGGCACCCTTCGACATGACGCGCGACCAACAGGACGCCATGGAAAGATTCATCCGCCAGGGCAAGGGTTGGGTGGGCTTGCACGCCGCAGGATTGACGGGGAAAGATTTTCTGAAGCCTGGCGCGCGCTATTGGCAATGGTTCGAAGACCTTATGGGCGGCGTGATCTACTCACCCCATCCCGCTTTCCAAAAAGGAACGGTGGTCGTGGAAGATCGCAAACATCCGGTGACGCGAAATTTGCCCGAGCGATTCGAGGTTCCCGACGAGTGGTATGAATTCAATAAAAGCCCGCGGTCGAACGTGCACGTTTTGGCGACCGCAGATGAGTCGACCTATAAGCAAAATAAGCCTATGGGCGATCATCCCATTATCTGGACGAATGAGCATTATCATCGGGTGGTTTATATTGCGATAGGTCATGATGCTTCGTTGTGCAGCGATGCGAATTACGGGATGCTGGTAAGGAATGCGATTTTGTGGGCGGGGGAGTGA
- a CDS encoding ThuA domain-containing protein, whose protein sequence is MKKIYLLCVCSVFLMMSLSRAWAQKNKSPKFKVIVMAEMGDRHRPYVDAALAWLEGEAKTKNFTVDHIENAEKINDAFLSQYQLFIQLNYPPYMWSDSAKASFERYINEGRGGWIGFHHATLLGEFDGYAMWPWFHQFMGSIRFKNYIATFVSATANVEDKKHPVMKNIPAKFFIEKEEFYTYDASPRPNVHVLASVDESTYAPNSDVKMGDHPIVWTNTKVKARNVYIFMGHDPVLFNSKDYKTLFSNAIAWASQK, encoded by the coding sequence ATGAAAAAAATCTATCTCCTTTGTGTGTGCAGTGTGTTTTTAATGATGAGCCTGTCGCGGGCATGGGCTCAAAAGAATAAATCGCCAAAGTTCAAAGTTATTGTGATGGCCGAAATGGGCGATCGTCATCGTCCCTATGTAGATGCGGCTTTGGCCTGGCTGGAAGGCGAGGCCAAAACAAAGAACTTTACCGTCGACCACATCGAGAATGCGGAAAAGATAAATGATGCATTCTTGTCACAATACCAATTGTTTATCCAGTTGAACTATCCGCCTTACATGTGGAGCGATTCGGCGAAGGCGTCGTTCGAACGCTACATCAACGAAGGGCGAGGGGGATGGATCGGGTTTCATCATGCCACATTGCTGGGGGAGTTCGACGGCTATGCCATGTGGCCTTGGTTCCACCAGTTCATGGGGAGCATCCGCTTTAAGAACTACATCGCCACCTTCGTATCGGCAACGGCCAATGTGGAAGATAAAAAGCATCCGGTGATGAAAAACATCCCCGCAAAATTCTTTATCGAAAAAGAAGAGTTCTACACCTACGATGCCAGTCCACGCCCCAACGTGCACGTGCTGGCCAGCGTGGACGAGTCTACCTACGCGCCCAACAGCGACGTGAAGATGGGCGACCATCCCATTGTGTGGACCAATACCAAAGTGAAAGCCCGGAATGTTTACATTTTTATGGGACACGACCCGGTATTGTTCAACAGCAAAGACTATAAGACCCTGTTTAGCAACGCCATCGCATGGGCTTCGCAAAAATAA
- a CDS encoding Gfo/Idh/MocA family protein, giving the protein MFRLASLLILIFFAATASAQTASKPFRIGVAGLNHGHAGVILSRAHDGDIEIVGIAEPDRALAEQYLKKFNLPITLWYPTLAEMLDKAKPEAVTGFNSTFDHLEVVKACAPRKIHVMVEKPLAVNNDHARQIAALAEQHKIHVLVNYETTWYGSNTDVSSRFITDHPFGKIRKAVVHDGHQGPKEIHCGPEFLAWLTDPVKNGGGALMDFGCYGANLLTWLHQGARPLAVVAVTQQLKPNIYPKVDDEATIVLTYPDGQAIIQASWNWPFGRKDMEIYGETGYVLADKQGSRIRSAQDKPEEYVKSPELKKPYNDPFVYLGAVVRGEITVGPSDLSSLQNNLIVVEILQAAKESAQQGKTIYLKK; this is encoded by the coding sequence ATGTTTCGTCTCGCTTCCCTGCTCATACTGATCTTTTTCGCCGCGACTGCTTCCGCCCAAACCGCCAGCAAGCCCTTTCGCATCGGGGTGGCTGGCCTCAACCACGGTCACGCCGGTGTGATCCTGAGCCGCGCCCACGACGGCGACATCGAAATTGTCGGCATCGCCGAACCCGATCGTGCCCTGGCCGAGCAATACCTGAAAAAATTCAACCTTCCCATCACGCTCTGGTACCCCACGCTTGCCGAGATGTTGGACAAGGCCAAACCCGAGGCCGTCACCGGCTTTAACAGTACATTCGATCACCTGGAAGTAGTGAAGGCCTGCGCGCCGCGAAAGATTCACGTCATGGTGGAAAAGCCGCTAGCCGTGAACAACGATCATGCGCGCCAGATCGCCGCACTGGCCGAACAACATAAGATCCATGTACTCGTCAACTACGAGACGACGTGGTATGGCAGCAACACCGACGTTAGCAGCCGGTTCATCACGGACCACCCCTTTGGTAAGATCCGGAAGGCAGTGGTGCACGATGGCCATCAGGGACCGAAAGAAATCCATTGTGGCCCCGAATTTTTGGCGTGGCTGACGGACCCCGTCAAAAACGGTGGTGGTGCCTTGATGGACTTTGGTTGCTATGGCGCCAACCTGCTCACCTGGCTGCACCAGGGCGCGCGTCCATTGGCTGTCGTGGCGGTGACCCAACAACTGAAACCCAATATCTATCCGAAAGTAGACGATGAGGCAACCATCGTGCTCACCTACCCCGACGGACAAGCCATCATTCAAGCCTCGTGGAACTGGCCTTTCGGCCGAAAGGACATGGAGATCTATGGCGAAACGGGCTATGTGCTGGCCGACAAGCAAGGCTCCCGCATACGCTCCGCCCAGGACAAGCCCGAAGAATATGTGAAAAGCCCGGAGCTGAAAAAGCCCTATAACGACCCGTTCGTTTACCTGGGTGCCGTGGTACGCGGTGAGATCACGGTAGGACCATCCGATCTGTCGTCGTTACAGAACAACCTGATCGTGGTGGAGATCCTGCAGGCCGCAAAGGAATCGGCGCAGCAGGGCAAAACCATCTATCTGAAGAAATAG